The proteins below are encoded in one region of Acanthochromis polyacanthus isolate Apoly-LR-REF ecotype Palm Island chromosome 4, KAUST_Apoly_ChrSc, whole genome shotgun sequence:
- the LOC110957665 gene encoding torsin-1A-interacting protein 1-like isoform X2: MDSKVSESADPRSLRRSTRLTPVLGFEATPRGPLKRVRKDLEKKAPGAIINGSKDEEKDLEVEESLSKKRRLDAGGPEDGRGDQNEMEVQESESPSKKRWLDAGGPEDGRGDQNEMEVQESGEGMEKNGHQDMPQQDSPHDTRLLEMHQGNRRDVNLNPRVVLGERCKTSRTINEDLDFIKTKTVKPSTKAPASPAKTPTQFRPQANRHDVPKPKITSKEDYKRTMELKAKSTASSLDVPRVNHRAPSMYPASVKSETIRRPINNIPQQSVHHKKQDCIKKPDVSKRSSGNSSTGFRSCSWILVLLVLFSSAALMAHKFIPVLQKRNAPGGSPSRVVKPEKFSDHLSLLETQFPTQRPELWKRSKIHLEKHLTTEHPKEPVSLILTAGRTAERTLRCLAQGLASSFSSALNASVLHIDGTSKAGQDSDEVKLDIDTQLQAAFEGEQPVAVIHHFEDLPPGSTLIFYRYCDHENAAYKRVFLLFTVVLPQDEVRGGLSLKEVEEMVQDYVKERLVGSSSQADFNTMDADKFGGLWSRISHLILPVVSEVEVEQKGC, encoded by the exons ATGGATTCCAAGGTTTCTGAAAGTGCAGACCCTCGTTCCCTGAGACGGTCGACACGACTCACGCCAG TATTGGGCTTTGAAGCGACCCCCAGGGGTCCTTTAAAGAGGGTCAGAAAGGACTTAGAAAAGAAAGCTCCTGGTGCAATAATCAATGGTTCCAAAGATGAGGAGAAGGACTTGGAAGTGGAAG AATCCCTAAGCAAGAAGCGCCGGCTGGACGCTGGAGGACCAGAGGACGGCAGGGGGGATCAAAATGAGATGGAAGTCCAGGAATCGG AGTCCCCAAGCAAGAAGCGCTGGCTGGACGCTGGAGGACCAGAGGATGGCAGGGGGGATCAAAATGAGATGGAAGTCCAGGAATCAGGAGAAGGCATGGAGAAAAATGGACACCAGGACATGCCACAACAGGATTCTCCTCATGACACTCGTCTGCTAGAAATGCACCAAG GCAACCGGAGAGATGTGAATTTGAACCCTCGAGTAGTGCTCGGTGAACGCTGCAAAACCAGTCGTACCATAAATGAGGATTTAGACTTCATAAAAACCAAGACGG taaaaCCATCAACAAAAGCACCTGCATCCCCCGCCAAAACTCCCACGCAGTTTAGACCACAGGCAAACAGACATGACGTGCCGAAGCCCAAGATCACCAGCAAAGAAGACTACAAGAGGACAATGGAGCTCAAAGCCAAGAGCACTG CCTCATCTTTAGATGTACCCAGAGTTAATCACCGTGCTCCAAGCATGTATCCAGCCTCGGTGAAATCTGAGACAATACGACGACCTATAAATAACATTCCACAACAATCTGTTCATCACAAAAAACAAG ATTGTATAAAGAAACCTGATGTTTCCAAGAGAAGCTCTGGAAATTCCTCCACAG GATTCAGGTCGTGTTCATGGATTTTGGTTCTTCTAGTGCTGTTCAGCTCTGCCGCCTTGATGGCACACAAGTTCATTCCTGTACTCCAAAAAAGGAATGCTCCTGGAGGATCTCCATCTAGGGTTGTGAAACCAGAAAAGTTTTCTGATCACTTGTCTCTTCTTGAGACTCAGTTTCCCACTCAGCGACCTGAGTTGTGGAAGAGGAGCAAGATCCATCTGGAGAAGCACCTGACaacagaacatcccaaagagcCAGTCAGTCTTATTTTGACTGCAGGCCGAACAGCTGAGAGGACGCTGCGCTGCCTGGCTCAAGGTCTGGCCTCCTCCTTCTCGTCTGCCCTTAATGCCTCCGTCCTCCACATCGATGGAACAAGTAAAGCGGGCCAGGACAGTGATGAGGTGAAGCTGGACATTGACACCCAGCTGCAGGCAGCCTTTGAGGGTGAACAACCTGTGGCAGTCATTCATCATTTTGAAGATCTGCCTCCAGGCTCCACCCTCATATTTTATCGCTACTGTGATCATGAGAACGCTGCATACAAGCGAGTGTTCCTGTTGTTCACTGTGGTACTGCCTCAAGATGAGGTCAGGGGTGGGCTGAGCCtaaaggaggtggaggagatggTGCAAGACTATGTTAAGGAAAGGCTGGTGGGGTCCAGCAGCCAAGCCGACTTCAATACAATGGATGCTGACAAGTTCGGAGGACTTTGGAGTCGCATCTCCCATCTAATCCTGCCTGTGGTGTCTGAGGTGGAGGTAGAGCAGAAAGGATGCTGA
- the LOC110957665 gene encoding torsin-1A-interacting protein 1-like isoform X1, with product MDSKVSESADPRSLRRSTRLTPVLGFEATPRGPLKRVRKDLEKKAPGAIINGSKDEEKDLEVEESLSKKRRLDAGGPEDGRGDQNEMEVQESGEESPSKKRWLDAGGPEDGRGDQNEMEVQESGEGMEKNGHQDMPQQDSPHDTRLLEMHQGNRRDVNLNPRVVLGERCKTSRTINEDLDFIKTKTVKPSTKAPASPAKTPTQFRPQANRHDVPKPKITSKEDYKRTMELKAKSTASSLDVPRVNHRAPSMYPASVKSETIRRPINNIPQQSVHHKKQDCIKKPDVSKRSSGNSSTGFRSCSWILVLLVLFSSAALMAHKFIPVLQKRNAPGGSPSRVVKPEKFSDHLSLLETQFPTQRPELWKRSKIHLEKHLTTEHPKEPVSLILTAGRTAERTLRCLAQGLASSFSSALNASVLHIDGTSKAGQDSDEVKLDIDTQLQAAFEGEQPVAVIHHFEDLPPGSTLIFYRYCDHENAAYKRVFLLFTVVLPQDEVRGGLSLKEVEEMVQDYVKERLVGSSSQADFNTMDADKFGGLWSRISHLILPVVSEVEVEQKGC from the exons ATGGATTCCAAGGTTTCTGAAAGTGCAGACCCTCGTTCCCTGAGACGGTCGACACGACTCACGCCAG TATTGGGCTTTGAAGCGACCCCCAGGGGTCCTTTAAAGAGGGTCAGAAAGGACTTAGAAAAGAAAGCTCCTGGTGCAATAATCAATGGTTCCAAAGATGAGGAGAAGGACTTGGAAGTGGAAG AATCCCTAAGCAAGAAGCGCCGGCTGGACGCTGGAGGACCAGAGGACGGCAGGGGGGATCAAAATGAGATGGAAGTCCAGGAATCGGGTGAAG AGTCCCCAAGCAAGAAGCGCTGGCTGGACGCTGGAGGACCAGAGGATGGCAGGGGGGATCAAAATGAGATGGAAGTCCAGGAATCAGGAGAAGGCATGGAGAAAAATGGACACCAGGACATGCCACAACAGGATTCTCCTCATGACACTCGTCTGCTAGAAATGCACCAAG GCAACCGGAGAGATGTGAATTTGAACCCTCGAGTAGTGCTCGGTGAACGCTGCAAAACCAGTCGTACCATAAATGAGGATTTAGACTTCATAAAAACCAAGACGG taaaaCCATCAACAAAAGCACCTGCATCCCCCGCCAAAACTCCCACGCAGTTTAGACCACAGGCAAACAGACATGACGTGCCGAAGCCCAAGATCACCAGCAAAGAAGACTACAAGAGGACAATGGAGCTCAAAGCCAAGAGCACTG CCTCATCTTTAGATGTACCCAGAGTTAATCACCGTGCTCCAAGCATGTATCCAGCCTCGGTGAAATCTGAGACAATACGACGACCTATAAATAACATTCCACAACAATCTGTTCATCACAAAAAACAAG ATTGTATAAAGAAACCTGATGTTTCCAAGAGAAGCTCTGGAAATTCCTCCACAG GATTCAGGTCGTGTTCATGGATTTTGGTTCTTCTAGTGCTGTTCAGCTCTGCCGCCTTGATGGCACACAAGTTCATTCCTGTACTCCAAAAAAGGAATGCTCCTGGAGGATCTCCATCTAGGGTTGTGAAACCAGAAAAGTTTTCTGATCACTTGTCTCTTCTTGAGACTCAGTTTCCCACTCAGCGACCTGAGTTGTGGAAGAGGAGCAAGATCCATCTGGAGAAGCACCTGACaacagaacatcccaaagagcCAGTCAGTCTTATTTTGACTGCAGGCCGAACAGCTGAGAGGACGCTGCGCTGCCTGGCTCAAGGTCTGGCCTCCTCCTTCTCGTCTGCCCTTAATGCCTCCGTCCTCCACATCGATGGAACAAGTAAAGCGGGCCAGGACAGTGATGAGGTGAAGCTGGACATTGACACCCAGCTGCAGGCAGCCTTTGAGGGTGAACAACCTGTGGCAGTCATTCATCATTTTGAAGATCTGCCTCCAGGCTCCACCCTCATATTTTATCGCTACTGTGATCATGAGAACGCTGCATACAAGCGAGTGTTCCTGTTGTTCACTGTGGTACTGCCTCAAGATGAGGTCAGGGGTGGGCTGAGCCtaaaggaggtggaggagatggTGCAAGACTATGTTAAGGAAAGGCTGGTGGGGTCCAGCAGCCAAGCCGACTTCAATACAATGGATGCTGACAAGTTCGGAGGACTTTGGAGTCGCATCTCCCATCTAATCCTGCCTGTGGTGTCTGAGGTGGAGGTAGAGCAGAAAGGATGCTGA
- the LOC110957665 gene encoding torsin-1A-interacting protein 1-like isoform X3 — MDSKVSESADPRSLRRSTRLTPVLGFEATPRGPLKRVRKDLEKKAPGAIINGSKDEEKDLEVEESLSKKRRLDAGGPEDGRGDQNEMEVQESGEESPSKKRWLDAGGPEDGRGDQNEMEVQESGEGMEKNGHQDMPQQDSPHDTRLLEMHQGNRRDVNLNPRVVLGERCKTSRTINEDLDFIKTKTVKPSTKAPASPAKTPTQFRPQANRHDVPKPKITSKEDYKRTMELKAKSTDVPRVNHRAPSMYPASVKSETIRRPINNIPQQSVHHKKQDCIKKPDVSKRSSGNSSTGFRSCSWILVLLVLFSSAALMAHKFIPVLQKRNAPGGSPSRVVKPEKFSDHLSLLETQFPTQRPELWKRSKIHLEKHLTTEHPKEPVSLILTAGRTAERTLRCLAQGLASSFSSALNASVLHIDGTSKAGQDSDEVKLDIDTQLQAAFEGEQPVAVIHHFEDLPPGSTLIFYRYCDHENAAYKRVFLLFTVVLPQDEVRGGLSLKEVEEMVQDYVKERLVGSSSQADFNTMDADKFGGLWSRISHLILPVVSEVEVEQKGC; from the exons ATGGATTCCAAGGTTTCTGAAAGTGCAGACCCTCGTTCCCTGAGACGGTCGACACGACTCACGCCAG TATTGGGCTTTGAAGCGACCCCCAGGGGTCCTTTAAAGAGGGTCAGAAAGGACTTAGAAAAGAAAGCTCCTGGTGCAATAATCAATGGTTCCAAAGATGAGGAGAAGGACTTGGAAGTGGAAG AATCCCTAAGCAAGAAGCGCCGGCTGGACGCTGGAGGACCAGAGGACGGCAGGGGGGATCAAAATGAGATGGAAGTCCAGGAATCGGGTGAAG AGTCCCCAAGCAAGAAGCGCTGGCTGGACGCTGGAGGACCAGAGGATGGCAGGGGGGATCAAAATGAGATGGAAGTCCAGGAATCAGGAGAAGGCATGGAGAAAAATGGACACCAGGACATGCCACAACAGGATTCTCCTCATGACACTCGTCTGCTAGAAATGCACCAAG GCAACCGGAGAGATGTGAATTTGAACCCTCGAGTAGTGCTCGGTGAACGCTGCAAAACCAGTCGTACCATAAATGAGGATTTAGACTTCATAAAAACCAAGACGG taaaaCCATCAACAAAAGCACCTGCATCCCCCGCCAAAACTCCCACGCAGTTTAGACCACAGGCAAACAGACATGACGTGCCGAAGCCCAAGATCACCAGCAAAGAAGACTACAAGAGGACAATGGAGCTCAAAGCCAAGAGCACTG ATGTACCCAGAGTTAATCACCGTGCTCCAAGCATGTATCCAGCCTCGGTGAAATCTGAGACAATACGACGACCTATAAATAACATTCCACAACAATCTGTTCATCACAAAAAACAAG ATTGTATAAAGAAACCTGATGTTTCCAAGAGAAGCTCTGGAAATTCCTCCACAG GATTCAGGTCGTGTTCATGGATTTTGGTTCTTCTAGTGCTGTTCAGCTCTGCCGCCTTGATGGCACACAAGTTCATTCCTGTACTCCAAAAAAGGAATGCTCCTGGAGGATCTCCATCTAGGGTTGTGAAACCAGAAAAGTTTTCTGATCACTTGTCTCTTCTTGAGACTCAGTTTCCCACTCAGCGACCTGAGTTGTGGAAGAGGAGCAAGATCCATCTGGAGAAGCACCTGACaacagaacatcccaaagagcCAGTCAGTCTTATTTTGACTGCAGGCCGAACAGCTGAGAGGACGCTGCGCTGCCTGGCTCAAGGTCTGGCCTCCTCCTTCTCGTCTGCCCTTAATGCCTCCGTCCTCCACATCGATGGAACAAGTAAAGCGGGCCAGGACAGTGATGAGGTGAAGCTGGACATTGACACCCAGCTGCAGGCAGCCTTTGAGGGTGAACAACCTGTGGCAGTCATTCATCATTTTGAAGATCTGCCTCCAGGCTCCACCCTCATATTTTATCGCTACTGTGATCATGAGAACGCTGCATACAAGCGAGTGTTCCTGTTGTTCACTGTGGTACTGCCTCAAGATGAGGTCAGGGGTGGGCTGAGCCtaaaggaggtggaggagatggTGCAAGACTATGTTAAGGAAAGGCTGGTGGGGTCCAGCAGCCAAGCCGACTTCAATACAATGGATGCTGACAAGTTCGGAGGACTTTGGAGTCGCATCTCCCATCTAATCCTGCCTGTGGTGTCTGAGGTGGAGGTAGAGCAGAAAGGATGCTGA
- the LOC110957666 gene encoding torsin-1A-interacting protein 2-like isoform X1, whose amino-acid sequence MSEVPPSKDMAEEGVSQQHIADLKDDKTHPTSSGDSAACDEHKPPDLPVNVNQQSSNVSDSSSSSLIGEAESNNGEGVEQAVGRGACAEKKMAPPTEKSSGEDDSREKSSPPESDEESHGDHKRNKEPPSKADAIPEEDHDKEEKKARATGTLSADDRQEDQPDGTKTATDEESSATNQTSADAGEGEDAETTSASEEVKETSDSTASPEPALLQNESLREELDDQEKDVETIGPTTQEIPEPKVQGGIRRYLAAVCIVAFVAILVQHLLLPEPQPQKKDVRQIDVFLKQMEKVKTGFPNQRAELWTRARIHLQRHLLTAQPTEPVSLILTAGLRAERTLHCLAQGLASAFSAALNASVLHIDGASKASEDSDQVKLDIDSKLQGAFEGDKPVAIIHRFEELPPGSTLIFYRYCDHENAAYKKTFLIFTVLLGEEEEIPAKIRLSVVEEMVDDHLQKKFLTHGHPVSFDRMDLDKYGGLWSRISHLILPVAAEERIEHEGC is encoded by the exons ATGAGTGAAGTGCCCCCATCCAAAGACATGGCAGAGGAAGGCGTTTCCCAACAGCACATAGCAG ATCTCAAGGACGACAAAACGCACCCTACGAGTTCAGGTGACTCTGCAGCATGTGATGAGCACAAACCACCTGATCTTCCCGTGAATGTGAATCAGCAAAGCTCAAATG TTTCAGATTCTTCGTCATCATCTTTAATTGGCGAAGCTGAAAGTAACAATGGTGAAGGTGTGGAGCAGGCAGTTGGAA GAGGAGCTTGTGCTGAAAAGAAGATGGCGCCTCctacagaaaaatcatcaggagaAGACGACAGCAGGGAGAAAAGCAGCCCTCCTGAATCTGATGAAGAAAGTCATGGAGATCACAAAAGAAATAAGGAACCACCCTCAAAGGCTGATGCAATCCCCG AAGAAGACCATGataaggaggagaagaaagcaAGAGCCACAGGCACATTATCAGCTgatgacagacaggaggaccaGCCTGATGGAACGAAAACTGCGACTGATGAAGAATCTTCAGCCACAAACCAAACCAGCGCTGAtgctggagagggagagg ATGCAGAGACCACTTCAGCATCAGAGGAAGTTAAGGAGACATCGGACAGCACAGCCTCACCAGAGCCGGCTTTGCTGCAGAACGAGTCACTGAGGGAAGAGTTAGATGATCAGGAAAAGGATGTTGAAACCATTGGCCCCACTACTCAAGAAATTCCTGAACCTAAAGTACAGGGAG GAATCAGAAGATACTTGGCAGCAGTCTGTATCGTGGCATTTGTAGCTATCTTGGTGCAGCATCTCCTCCTACCTGAGCCACAGCCTCAGAAAAAGGATGTGCGCCAAATAGACGTCTTCCTCAAGCAGATGGAAAAAGTAAAGACTGGGTTTCCTAACCAGCGTGCTGAGCTGTGGACCAGGGCCAGGATCCACCTGCAGAGGCATCTCCTGACAGCTCAGCCCACAGAGCCGGTGAGCCTGATCCTGACCGCCGGCCTCAGAGCTGAGAGGACGCTGCACTGCCTCGCTCAGGGTCTGGCCTCCGCCTTCTCTGCTGCCCTCAACGCCTCTGTCCTCCACATCGATGGAGCCAGCAAAGCCAGCGAGGACAGCGACCAGGTCAAGCTGGACATTGACAGCAAGTTGCAGGGCGCTTTTGAAGGAGACAAACCCGTGGCGATCATTCACCGCTTCGAAGAGCTCCCTCCGGGCTCCACTCTTATTTTTTATCGCTACTGTGACCACGAAAATGCGGcatacaaaaaaacatttctgatctTCACAGTGCTGctgggggaagaggaggagattcCTGCCAAGATTCGCTTGAGTGTGGTGGAGGAGATGGTGGACGACCACCTCCAGAAAAAGTTTCTCACGCATGGCCACCCTGTGTCCTTTGACAGGATGGACCTCGACAAGTATGGCGGACTGTGGAGCCGCATTTCTCACCTCATCCTCCCTGTGGCAGCAGAGGAAAGAATAGAGCATGAAGGCTGCTAG
- the LOC110957666 gene encoding torsin-1A-interacting protein 2-like isoform X2, with product MSEVPPSKDMAEEGVSQQHIADLKDDKTHPTSSGDSAACDEHKPPDLPVNVNQQSSNVSDSSSSSLIGEAESNNGEGVEQAVGRGACAEKKMAPPTEKSSGEDDSREKSSPPESDEESHGDHKRNKEPPSKADAIPEDHDKEEKKARATGTLSADDRQEDQPDGTKTATDEESSATNQTSADAGEGEDAETTSASEEVKETSDSTASPEPALLQNESLREELDDQEKDVETIGPTTQEIPEPKVQGGIRRYLAAVCIVAFVAILVQHLLLPEPQPQKKDVRQIDVFLKQMEKVKTGFPNQRAELWTRARIHLQRHLLTAQPTEPVSLILTAGLRAERTLHCLAQGLASAFSAALNASVLHIDGASKASEDSDQVKLDIDSKLQGAFEGDKPVAIIHRFEELPPGSTLIFYRYCDHENAAYKKTFLIFTVLLGEEEEIPAKIRLSVVEEMVDDHLQKKFLTHGHPVSFDRMDLDKYGGLWSRISHLILPVAAEERIEHEGC from the exons ATGAGTGAAGTGCCCCCATCCAAAGACATGGCAGAGGAAGGCGTTTCCCAACAGCACATAGCAG ATCTCAAGGACGACAAAACGCACCCTACGAGTTCAGGTGACTCTGCAGCATGTGATGAGCACAAACCACCTGATCTTCCCGTGAATGTGAATCAGCAAAGCTCAAATG TTTCAGATTCTTCGTCATCATCTTTAATTGGCGAAGCTGAAAGTAACAATGGTGAAGGTGTGGAGCAGGCAGTTGGAA GAGGAGCTTGTGCTGAAAAGAAGATGGCGCCTCctacagaaaaatcatcaggagaAGACGACAGCAGGGAGAAAAGCAGCCCTCCTGAATCTGATGAAGAAAGTCATGGAGATCACAAAAGAAATAAGGAACCACCCTCAAAGGCTGATGCAATCCCCG AAGACCATGataaggaggagaagaaagcaAGAGCCACAGGCACATTATCAGCTgatgacagacaggaggaccaGCCTGATGGAACGAAAACTGCGACTGATGAAGAATCTTCAGCCACAAACCAAACCAGCGCTGAtgctggagagggagagg ATGCAGAGACCACTTCAGCATCAGAGGAAGTTAAGGAGACATCGGACAGCACAGCCTCACCAGAGCCGGCTTTGCTGCAGAACGAGTCACTGAGGGAAGAGTTAGATGATCAGGAAAAGGATGTTGAAACCATTGGCCCCACTACTCAAGAAATTCCTGAACCTAAAGTACAGGGAG GAATCAGAAGATACTTGGCAGCAGTCTGTATCGTGGCATTTGTAGCTATCTTGGTGCAGCATCTCCTCCTACCTGAGCCACAGCCTCAGAAAAAGGATGTGCGCCAAATAGACGTCTTCCTCAAGCAGATGGAAAAAGTAAAGACTGGGTTTCCTAACCAGCGTGCTGAGCTGTGGACCAGGGCCAGGATCCACCTGCAGAGGCATCTCCTGACAGCTCAGCCCACAGAGCCGGTGAGCCTGATCCTGACCGCCGGCCTCAGAGCTGAGAGGACGCTGCACTGCCTCGCTCAGGGTCTGGCCTCCGCCTTCTCTGCTGCCCTCAACGCCTCTGTCCTCCACATCGATGGAGCCAGCAAAGCCAGCGAGGACAGCGACCAGGTCAAGCTGGACATTGACAGCAAGTTGCAGGGCGCTTTTGAAGGAGACAAACCCGTGGCGATCATTCACCGCTTCGAAGAGCTCCCTCCGGGCTCCACTCTTATTTTTTATCGCTACTGTGACCACGAAAATGCGGcatacaaaaaaacatttctgatctTCACAGTGCTGctgggggaagaggaggagattcCTGCCAAGATTCGCTTGAGTGTGGTGGAGGAGATGGTGGACGACCACCTCCAGAAAAAGTTTCTCACGCATGGCCACCCTGTGTCCTTTGACAGGATGGACCTCGACAAGTATGGCGGACTGTGGAGCCGCATTTCTCACCTCATCCTCCCTGTGGCAGCAGAGGAAAGAATAGAGCATGAAGGCTGCTAG